DNA sequence from the Glycine soja cultivar W05 chromosome 18, ASM419377v2, whole genome shotgun sequence genome:
CCATGTTATTATAATGGCAGCCGTATTTTTCTACAATTTTTATAAGTACAACTgagctgtaaaaaaaaaaaaaattgcaactaTGACTGCACGCAAATGCAACTAACCCATGTGAGTTTAATTATAATAGTAATACAGATTGAgattttaaattgtaattgtaattgcAATCCTTAATATTGTTGAAAATTGATGACAACTAATGCTACTACAATTATAACTACAATATACAATATAGTAAAACCCTAaacttgaaaaaattattaagtagcCCACAATCACTAATTGTCTATGATTTAAATCAATATCTATATGACATATATATAAGtttcactaattttaaaagattatatatCATCTAATGAATGATTAGAAACTTTCAAAACCTTAATACATATTTGTCAAAAATTATGATTGCAACCCTTTTTCAAAACCATTATTATGGTTGTGAAGATCAATTTAAAACTTTGACatctaatttttatgattttaaattacAGTCGCCAATATGATAAGtcaaaaaatctttaaattttggatgattataaaaaaaaagattcttaACGTCGCAAtcacaattataataatttaaaaccatgCTAACATCTAAACTAATTCAAACTTGCCCATCTACATATCATTACATGtgcatgattaatttttttaatacacttcAGAGATGTTCAAGCTAAAGGTAAGGCCAGGGAAGACCTACTTGCTAAGAATGATCAACGCTGCATTCAATAATAACCTTTTCGTCAAGATAGCCAACCACAGCTTCACAGTCGTTGCCATGGACGCTTCCTACATCGAACCCTATGCAACCGACATCATCACCATTGCCCCTGGCCAAAGTGCTGACGTGCTCTTCAAAGCCAACCAACCCATAGGCTCATATTACATGGCAGCCTCTCCTTACGTTGTGGGCCAGCCAGAAGTGCTATTCGACACCACGACAACTCGCGGCATTGTCGTTTACGAAGGCTACAAGACATcatcaaaaaattattcaaagccCATTGTGCCAATACTCCCACACTTCAACGACACCCCAATTGCTCACAAATTTTTTAGCAACATCACGAGCTTGATGGGGGCCCCACATTGGGTCCCGGTCCCACTTGAGGTGGATGAGCACATGTTCATCACCATTAACATAAACCTTGAAAGGTGTCCCAAGAATGGCACGTGTCAAGGTGTGTTTGGACAGAAATTCTCCGCAAGCATGAACAACGAATCATTTGTGCACCCCGTTGGAAAAGGATACTCTATGTTGGAAGCATCGTTTTACAATGTGAGTGGTGTGTATACTACTGATTTCCCTGACAAGCCTCCAATCATATTCGATTTCACGGACCCCAAAATTGCTTTGGATACCAAGTATTTGTTTACGCCGCCAAAATCGACCAAGGTGAAGAAACTCAAGTTCAATTCCACCGTGGAGGTTGTGTTTCAAAATACCCAAATTATGAACGCGCAAAGCCACCCCATGCACCTTCATGGTTTTAGTTTCCATGTTTTGGCTCAAGATTTTGGGAATTTCGATTACACCAAAGATAAACACAAGTTTAATTTGGTGAACCCAATATTTCGCAACACGATTGCTGTGCCAGCGGGAGGATGGGCTGTTATCAGATTCCAAGCAAACAATCCAGGTTTATAAAATTTGTGATCTATCTTCATTATTTATGTGACATTAATTAGATATTTAATTTGCTTATCTTAGAATTTGATTGAGATATACTAGTAGTAGTAGTATAGCACACTAATTAAtatcttcaatttttgtttatagGGATGTGGTTTGTGCATTGCCATGTGGATGATCATCAGCTATGGGGACTAGACATGGTTTTCGAGGTTGAAAATGGACCAACTCCTTCAACTTCTCTACCTCCACCACCTGCTGATCTACCTAAATGTTAGCTATATATATGTGCCTGCAGAATGCAATCACAAATCACAAGTCAATACCAATTTCctcctccttttcttttttcaatgcAC
Encoded proteins:
- the LOC114397585 gene encoding laccase-7-like, with the protein product MKLSVFWFAWAFALLVSMASAATVEHTFIVQNKAVTRLCKERVIVTVNGLYPGPRIDVREGDAVIVHVINKSPYNITIHWHGVFQLFSAWADGPEYITQCNIRPQKSYTYKFNVIQQEGTLWWHAHSGVLRATVHGAFIIHPRSGLFPFPKPYKQVPIILGDWYDGNVVDIYQQVLLLGDVRPSAAYTINGLPGDLYNCSRNQMFKLKVRPGKTYLLRMINAAFNNNLFVKIANHSFTVVAMDASYIEPYATDIITIAPGQSADVLFKANQPIGSYYMAASPYVVGQPEVLFDTTTTRGIVVYEGYKTSSKNYSKPIVPILPHFNDTPIAHKFFSNITSLMGAPHWVPVPLEVDEHMFITININLERCPKNGTCQGVFGQKFSASMNNESFVHPVGKGYSMLEASFYNVSGVYTTDFPDKPPIIFDFTDPKIALDTKYLFTPPKSTKVKKLKFNSTVEVVFQNTQIMNAQSHPMHLHGFSFHVLAQDFGNFDYTKDKHKFNLVNPIFRNTIAVPAGGWAVIRFQANNPGMWFVHCHVDDHQLWGLDMVFEVENGPTPSTSLPPPPADLPKC